TGGGCCATGGTCCTGCAAATCTGGGCGGGCGGGAGGAGCCATGTGGAGGACAGTGCCACTGCTTGTGCTCAGGTTTGTCTGCAGCCCAGTGCCTCGGGGGCTCATTCTTGAGGCCtcagggtgaggggtggggctgtGAGGAGCAGCAACAGAAGCCACAGAAGAGAAAAGCCTTTTTCCAGTAGTTTGGCACTCACCACAGCAATGTGACCAGCTGACCCCAAAGCATGGGGCAGGTGCTTCCCACCTGCTGCGTTAGATCCTGAGGGCGCCTGCTGCTCTGGCCTGTGAGCCTCCCGGGTTGGGCAGAGATGGGAGCAGCTGCCCAGGGCACATGCACGGGGAGGGGCAGCAGTGGTGGAGATGGCTCAGCTGAGGGCACTGGGGCTGTGGGTCCCCAGTCCCCCTCTCCCAGTTGTAAGCGGGAGCATTGAGATGTTAGCAGAGGTCAATGACAGCAGCTGCCCCAAGAGagggaaataaaacaagattttcCCTGCTTGGAAGATGCGTGGGCTAATTCTTAGCTACTTGTTAGGCATTCCTAGGGACACTCAAAAATTATTACAATAGATTTAGCAGGAAGTTTGAGTTCTTCACTCACAGGAGGAGCACGCTGTATGTAACTAATGTCGGTGTGACTGTATTATAAGTAGAAGGCTGGTGACCTTCACGAACATGGGATATGTTTAGGTCAGGATCAGGGTCACTGGTTTGAGATTCTGATACGGTAGATTCACTGAGTGCTGGATGAGAACTCCAAGGGGGACACTAACAGTGGGCATCAGTAGGAGGTGCTCTGGACTAAATGTATCCTCCCAAAGTCACATATTGAAGCCTGATCCCCAAAGTGATGGGGATCATAACAGAGGCCCTGGGAGGTTCCTTTGTCCCCCTTACTATCTGAGGACACAGTGGGAAGAGGgctgtctatgaaccaggaagacATGGAACCGGCTGGTGCCTCGGActtgggcttcccagcctccTGAGCTATGAGAAATTCATATTTGCTGTTTGTAAGCTGCCCAGTCTATGGAATATTTGGATTTGCCCTCCCAATAACAACTCCTAAAGGACCTAAGGTTTGGTGTGTGCCTAGAAGATTCTTCGTAAAATTAAAGATTGAGCATGTAACCCAAAGGACGAAAATCTGCCTTGGCAAGCCCCGAGAGGTCTAGAGGACTGTGCTTGATGTTTCTCAAGAGAAGAAAAAGCTTTTCTGCTCTTGTAGCCCAGCCACTGAGTGATGATGGTGGGATAGCAGCAGGCCTTGAAACTCGAGTTTCTGGGAGAAAAAAACCAGTGTAGCTGGCAGAGCATCTGTAGGGATGGTAACAGACGGAGAGAAACATGGTAGTGTTTGGGGTCTGAAGTCTTCCTGAAGGAACAGGGATGTTATAATAGGTGGAGCCTGAAAGTGATGAGAGATTCAGGAGCAGCTGAGCTTGCCAGTCTGCAAGGGCGGTGGGTGGAGGCAGACTGGCATCAGAGCAGTCAGTGGGCGGCAGCCACCGCACGGCCACAGAGGCTCAGGAGCAGGGGTCCAGGTAACTCTAACAGGGACTCAGGCACACGGGCTAAGACAGGGCCTGGTTCTGACAGCTGGGATGAAGGTGGAGGCTGGGTGTCTGGACAGGACACATAGAGTTGGGGTGGATGGATTAACTCTGGGGGCTCCCTGGGCCAGAGCCTGGGGCCAGACCATTCCTCATGGTCCCCGCAGGGCCTCTGGTTGACCAAACTTTAGACTGTCACATCCGATGCTTCCACCCTGAATGTGTTTATGCACATGCTTCTACCTTCCTTATCCCCAGTAAGCCACATGTGACCAAGCCCATAGGTTGGAGCCTTTGGTCTGCCCAATCATATCCTATTTAAGCACAGTGAGGGGGTCATTTGGGGCCCTTCCCATGCAATTGCCTTTCTGTTCATGACTGTGGGTGGACACAGCACAGGAGGACTCTGTGGAGCTGGCATCCGGGTCTGTCTCCTGCAAATTGGTGCTGAGATCCCTGAGTCCTCCCATGCCAAGCACCTGTATGGTTCAACCTCTTCTCTACGCCTCCCTAATCCCACCCCATTTAAAGAGCTCCAGACTCCAACACAGTCTTCTGTGGACACCCGTGTCTGTATCtccaatactctctccttgtttATACTTGTTTCTAAGGTAAGGGGAGTCAGGGCTCTTCTGTGAGGCATGGGTGGGGCTGGCTCTGGCCCTCCCAGCTATGGGAACTGGCAGTTAAAGGACTGGTGCTAAGAGGCCAGGTCTGGTATTCACCTGTAACAGAGAGAAATGCCTGGAGGTTACCCCTCAGGGATTTAGACCAGTTTCAAAGAGAGGTCTGGGAGGTCTGATTGCACTTGGCGCTGTCTCGGGGATGTTCATGGTGCAGGCTGGCCCTTCACAGCAAACAGGCTTCCATAGAATCTCAGCACTGATTTGCAGGAGACAGAGATGTAGCCACAGACCTGAGAGCTTAAATCTGTGCCCTGGCTAGTGTtttgttatttacttatttatggacAAAATTCTCAAGGGATTGCTAAGGGACACTGCAAAGAGAGGCCCTTAGAAATGAGCTGTCCTGGGAGAGGCACCTCTCCTCCATGGCACATTGGAGCCTGTGTGGTTGGAAATGCCAGGAGCTCAAGGGGACAGTGCAGGCAGGGAGGGCTCCTTTGCTAGACCAGAGACGCAGGAAACTTTATTGTTCTGACCCAGATGGAGAAAGTGTGCCTACTTTTCAGATTACAAAGTGGATCTTGGGGTTGAAAGGTAGAAGGAGAGGATTAAAATGAGAACTTCTCATCAGCCAAGGAGATCTGGACCTGTGGGCCTTGGTTTCAGGCCAGTGGCCCTGTCTGGGAGGGTCCATTCTCCACGCAGCTGACCTGGAGGTTCAGAGCCCAAGGATCTCACCACAGATGGAGAGCCCCATAAAGGACAGAAGTTGGATTTCGAAACAGGAATCAGGGTTAATTGCCAGTGCAGTaccttgaagaagaaagaaatcagtttACAAAAAAGATCAGAAAATTGCTTTAAGACCCCAAAGTAGAATGGCTGCATTATGAGTGGCACCTAAATcagtgtggtgctctggacagcTCTGTCAGCAAGAGGTTGTGGGATGAAATGCAAAAACTGTTTGCAAAAACTGGCTCCATATTCcctctttttacttcttttactgGCCTTTAACCATCTTCCTTAAGCCCCCAGGCCCTCAAGTTCTCCCCATTTTCCTGCTGGATCCTCCTGTTAGGAGGAAGCCTAGCTTATTGAGTTAATTTATACTAAGATGTCAGTGATTGAAAACAGCCTATTAGGAAGAGGTTACTGACTGTATCTGGAATAGGAGGCAGATTTTGAAGTCTTTTATGTAGCTTTCCAAGATGATCACCACTGATGGTCACCATATCCTCAGAGGGGTGACAGCCACTGAGATGTTCCTTTCCCAGTGTCCCTAATAACTACATATTGGGGTCCTGCCTTCCAACCTCTGGGCAGCCTGAGAAAGAGGAGGCCCGGGAACCCCCGAACAATGGGCCTTTAATGGTAggatgccaggcactatgctggtTGTGCAGGGGGTTGGGTGAGGGTACCCACCAACTGTCAAACCCCATGGAAGAGATGACTGTCCTCCATCTTCTGGTAAAGCTAAGTTAACTCTACTTCCGGTTCACAGTGAGCCTGGAGTCCAGAAATCACTGGGGCCACCAGGGGAAAATACATCCCAGGCCACACGTTCATACTcagtagcaaagaaatggaatagaaaagtGTCATTATAATTTGCCAATGACCTAAAAATCATCCTGTGCTGTTTATCTCACCCAGGGTCTTGGGTTTCTAGTTATGTTATTAACACACCTTCTTTATGCTGCTGTGCAAAGTAGGTGGGAACATTTCGGCACATGTCCATGATGGGCGTGCCGAACTGAGCTAAGTTCTTGACCCGGCTGGGTAAAACAGTGTAGGTCAGGCCGCGAGTGGATGGATAATGCTTTAAAGCCTAGAAGAAGTGGCATTTCAGAATGGTGAGGCAGAATACAGAAGTGGTACAGCAAGGAGGAAGAGACAAGAAACATATTCCCGCGCAGGTAGATTCAGTTTACAAAAACAGCCGAGCACCCAAATACATCCTTGAGTTTCATCTCGAGCAACAATATCCTGTGTGGCCACAAGGTGGCGAGATTACTCCAGAAAAATCTATGTCTTAGCCTGTGACTCAAGTTTATTCATTCGTCCCTAATTTCTCAGTTCTTCCAGCCTACAATGCTTTTCGCATCTCCAATGATGACATAGAACAGCTTTAAAATGATTTGTTGTGTTCATATTATGTTTTTACTTGTTATGAATCAGATAAGTGCAACACAttctctttgtttaaaaaattgataaattggttTATTTTCATGTGAGCTGAAGTGCATTCTCTCCCAAGAATCAGTGACCCTGCTGCCATGAACATTAGCACTGCCCAAATGtgctgggcaagttacttaagcaAATGACTGCAGATTTCAATGACTTGCCAAGGATTTCGtactgatttttcattttttggctaCCCTTAAAAGATGGAGGGGAAATAAGTCCCAGGCTTATTTTCAACTAAAggtaatatatgtgtatgtgtttggagGGAGTTTAGGGGAGAAGTTAAGGAATGAGAATGCAAATACTCTACTAATTGACTCTAATATTTATGCTCAATGATTAATATTCACTAACATGTAGCTCACACCCTTCtggaatacataaaaattatgtcCTCATATGCGATTTTTTCATTGATTCGattgtgatttcacttacatgggACATGGACTGGACGCAAAGTCCTCTGCGTAACGGTGGATTTCATGGCATTAAGAAAAGCATGAACCGAGTTCCTCCTGTCCGTATAGCATCACTCTTTGCTATGCAAAGTTGGAAAACACCAAGCTAGGGGCAGGCCATAGGGAGATGATCCCATTTACCTGCTGGTCCAGGGCCTTGCTCATGTCATCCAAAGTTGGGAAGGCAGCTTGGTCTATCTTGGCCAGGACACAGGCCATCTTGGGGAACAGCTTAGTTGCCAAGAGGGCCTTAAGGCAATAAGCAGtcctgtcattcattcattcgcaGTATTAGCAGAGTCCCATTTGCCATCAGCACTGGCACACGTCTGTTTCTTAGATGGTGATGTGATTGGCGGAGCATACTGTGGGCACCAGAGCCAAGGGCCAGCCACAGGACTGACAACACACACCAAGCCCTGCTGCTCCCTAGGGCCTGTGCACTGTCCAGTTCTGCAGGCATGGGAGGGGATCCCCAGGGCACTCTACACCCCCTCCTCCCCCGCTGTCCCCCCTGCACTGTaaggcaggagggctggggagtCAGCG
This genomic interval from Manis javanica isolate MJ-LG chromosome 1, MJ_LKY, whole genome shotgun sequence contains the following:
- the LOC108393717 gene encoding gastrokine-3-like isoform X2, which produces MEHLIMASFLVAFFLTPSLALPNLRDSHGSIGTQTVHVSAFRSMVNIRDNNVLSEWDGILDYNNALLATKLFPKMACVLAKIDQAAFPTLDDMSKALDQQVLHWQLTLIPVSKSNFCPLWGSPSVVRSLGSEPPGQLRGEWTLPDRATGLKPRPTGPDLLG
- the LOC108393717 gene encoding gastrokine-3-like isoform X1, yielding MEHLIMASFLVAFFLTPSLALPNLRDSHGSIGTQTVHVSAFRSMVNIRDNNVLSEWDGILDYNNALLATKLFPKMACVLAKIDQAAFPTLDDMSKALDQQALKHYPSTRGLTYTVLPSRVKNLAQFGTPIMDMCRNVPTYFAQQHKEGTALAINPDSCFEIQLLSFMGLSICGEILGL